One genomic segment of Streptomyces liangshanensis includes these proteins:
- a CDS encoding winged helix DNA-binding domain-containing protein: protein MRTTLTPDTDQPPAGSPAPYGQSAPAGRRRDTMTPTLTPRDLNRATLQRQLLTERVKDLSAVQVIELLVGLQAQDPDPPYIGLWSRIAGFRLDDLTRSLDDREVVRATLFRGTQHLLAAQDYLWLRPLLQPMLDRWQKGGFGRFTKGLDLAELADFARELLRDAELTRPELGRALTERWPGRDPVALARSVQGLLQIVHPPPNGTWGRHGTTPFALADRYLARQAEAGTRERAGAAGESEARRPPAQNLLLRYLAAFGPASVRDVQAWSGMSRLAEVADALRPRLRVFRTETGTELFDLPDAPLPAPDTPVPVRFLAALDNIVLGHADRSRMMADDRRKHVIVEAALLVDGFVEGLWNIKRQKGVATLTVKLFAPLSGSDEDAVAEEGTRLLRFAAEGAETHRLRFAPVGENG, encoded by the coding sequence ATGCGCACTACCTTGACCCCCGACACCGACCAGCCTCCGGCCGGATCCCCCGCCCCGTACGGGCAGTCCGCGCCCGCGGGCAGACGAAGGGACACGATGACCCCCACGCTCACCCCCCGGGATCTGAACCGGGCCACGCTGCAACGGCAGTTGCTGACCGAGCGCGTGAAGGACCTGTCGGCCGTCCAGGTGATCGAGCTCCTGGTCGGATTGCAGGCGCAGGACCCTGATCCCCCGTACATCGGGCTGTGGAGCCGGATCGCGGGCTTCCGCCTCGACGATCTCACCCGGTCGCTGGACGACCGCGAGGTGGTCCGCGCCACTCTCTTCCGGGGGACGCAGCACCTGCTCGCCGCCCAGGACTACCTGTGGCTGCGTCCGCTGCTCCAGCCCATGCTGGACCGCTGGCAGAAGGGCGGATTCGGGAGGTTCACGAAGGGGCTGGACCTCGCCGAGCTGGCGGACTTCGCGCGGGAACTCCTGCGCGACGCGGAGTTGACCCGGCCCGAACTGGGCCGGGCGCTGACCGAGAGATGGCCGGGGCGCGACCCGGTCGCCCTGGCCCGCTCGGTGCAGGGCCTCTTGCAGATCGTGCACCCGCCGCCGAACGGCACCTGGGGACGGCACGGCACCACGCCCTTCGCGCTCGCCGACCGCTATCTCGCGCGGCAGGCGGAAGCGGGAACGCGGGAGCGGGCCGGTGCGGCAGGGGAGTCGGAGGCGCGCAGACCGCCGGCCCAGAACCTCCTCCTGCGTTACCTCGCGGCGTTCGGGCCGGCCAGTGTGCGGGACGTCCAGGCCTGGAGCGGGATGAGCCGGCTGGCCGAGGTGGCCGACGCGCTGAGGCCGCGACTGCGGGTGTTCCGCACGGAGACGGGTACCGAGCTGTTCGACCTTCCGGACGCCCCCCTGCCGGCCCCGGACACACCGGTCCCGGTCCGCTTCCTCGCCGCGCTCGACAACATCGTCCTCGGCCACGCGGACCGCTCCCGCATGATGGCCGACGACCGGCGCAAGCATGTCATCGTCGAGGCCGCGCTGCTGGTGGACGGCTTCGTGGAGGGGCTCTGGAACATCAAGCGGCAGAAGGGCGTGGCCACCCTGACGGTCAAGCTCTTCGCGCCCCTGTCCGGAAGCGACGAGGACGCGGTGGCCGAGGAGGGGACCCGGTTGCTGCGGTTCGCGGCCGAGGGGGCGGAGACCCACCGGCTCCGGTTCGCCCCGGTCGGAGAGAACGGCTGA
- a CDS encoding amino acid ABC transporter permease, with the protein MSGSTVLYDLPGPGTRRRHGLYAAVSTAALAGVLGWLLFLLLDSGQFTAVKWTPFQYRGIQELLLRGLGNTLKAFALAAVLSLALGVVLAAGRLSAHRPVRWLATLLVEFFRAMPVLVMIFFIFVALRVQALPALVAGLTFYNGSVLAEVFRTGVNSVDRGQREAAYGLGMRKTQVMGYVLVPQAARAMLPTIVSQLVVALKDTSLGYLITYEEFLHAGKLIASNLDYDLPFIPVVMVISPIYIGMCMLLSWFAHRLARRQRHSPRTEAAGGPPAEPGTLLPGAQ; encoded by the coding sequence GTGAGCGGATCGACGGTCCTCTACGACCTCCCCGGCCCCGGCACCCGGCGGCGGCACGGCCTGTACGCGGCGGTGTCGACGGCCGCGCTCGCGGGCGTCCTCGGGTGGCTGCTGTTCCTCCTCCTGGACTCCGGGCAGTTCACCGCCGTCAAGTGGACTCCCTTCCAGTACAGGGGGATTCAGGAACTGCTGCTGCGCGGCCTGGGGAACACCCTCAAGGCGTTCGCGCTCGCGGCCGTCCTCTCGCTCGCGCTGGGCGTCGTGCTGGCCGCGGGCCGGCTCTCCGCGCACCGGCCCGTCCGGTGGCTCGCCACGCTGCTCGTCGAGTTCTTCCGGGCCATGCCCGTCCTGGTGATGATCTTCTTCATCTTCGTGGCGCTGCGCGTGCAGGCACTGCCCGCGCTGGTGGCCGGACTGACCTTCTACAACGGCTCCGTGCTCGCCGAGGTGTTCCGTACCGGAGTCAACTCGGTCGACCGCGGGCAGCGGGAGGCCGCGTACGGGCTGGGCATGCGCAAGACCCAGGTCATGGGCTACGTGCTGGTGCCGCAGGCGGCACGGGCCATGCTGCCCACGATCGTCAGCCAGTTGGTGGTCGCGCTCAAGGACACCTCGCTGGGCTATCTGATCACGTATGAGGAGTTTCTCCACGCGGGAAAGCTCATCGCTTCGAATCTGGACTACGATTTGCCGTTCATCCCTGTGGTGATGGTGATCTCGCCGATCTACATCGGGATGTGCATGCTGCTCTCCTGGTTCGCCCACCGGCTGGCCAGGCGGCAGCGGCACAGTCCGAGAACAGAGGCCGCGGGGGGACCCCCGGCCGAACCAGGGACGCTGCTGCCGGGCGCGCAGTAG
- a CDS encoding nucleotide disphospho-sugar-binding domain-containing protein, producing MKILLTTGPAHPLYYPVVPLAWALRSVGHEVLVAAPASFEPAVRGSGLPMAAICGPLDMGEVMAKDRQGRPVGVPDADADMAAGIGAGFGRLAARTLDGTHDLVGRWKPDLVVAESYGYAAAAVAAAAHGVPWVKHTVGPGDLPVGPWVAEELAPELARFGLDDVPRPDLVLDNCPPMLGEAGDAQALRYVPYGEPGLVPEWVLGERSRPRILVTLGSVQPQIGGIPMLAQFVQAVAELPVELVVAVADHLVGALGPLPDPVVGVGWLSLTSVLPSCDAVVHHGGPGTMMACLAQGLPQVVVPGRGKPLEAIGRLAEFGAVLQLPPAELTPEALKESCRALLDDARHGRQARAVQEHIALQPSPAEVVTVLENLVGKAKAAA from the coding sequence ATGAAAATTCTGCTGACCACGGGTCCCGCGCATCCCCTCTACTACCCGGTCGTCCCGCTGGCCTGGGCGCTCCGCTCGGTCGGGCACGAGGTCCTCGTGGCGGCCCCGGCGAGTTTCGAGCCGGCCGTACGAGGATCAGGCCTGCCCATGGCGGCGATCTGCGGCCCGCTCGACATGGGCGAGGTCATGGCCAAGGACCGGCAGGGCCGGCCCGTCGGTGTGCCGGACGCGGACGCGGACATGGCGGCGGGCATCGGCGCCGGCTTCGGACGCCTGGCCGCGCGCACGCTCGACGGCACGCACGACCTGGTCGGCCGTTGGAAACCGGACCTCGTCGTCGCGGAGTCGTACGGGTACGCGGCGGCCGCCGTGGCCGCCGCCGCGCACGGCGTTCCCTGGGTCAAGCACACGGTCGGGCCGGGGGACCTCCCGGTCGGCCCGTGGGTGGCGGAGGAACTCGCGCCGGAGCTGGCCCGGTTCGGCCTCGACGACGTGCCGCGGCCCGACCTCGTCCTCGACAACTGTCCGCCGATGCTCGGCGAGGCCGGCGACGCCCAGGCGCTGCGATACGTGCCGTACGGCGAACCGGGGCTGGTGCCCGAGTGGGTGCTCGGCGAACGGTCGCGGCCCCGGATCCTCGTCACGCTCGGCTCCGTGCAGCCCCAGATCGGCGGCATCCCGATGCTCGCCCAGTTCGTGCAGGCGGTGGCGGAGCTGCCGGTGGAACTGGTGGTGGCCGTGGCCGATCACCTGGTGGGCGCCCTGGGTCCGCTGCCCGACCCGGTCGTCGGCGTCGGCTGGCTCTCCCTCACCTCCGTACTGCCCAGCTGCGACGCGGTCGTCCACCACGGCGGACCGGGCACGATGATGGCGTGCCTGGCCCAGGGGCTGCCCCAGGTGGTCGTCCCCGGCCGGGGCAAACCCCTCGAAGCGATCGGCCGGCTCGCCGAGTTCGGCGCGGTCCTGCAACTGCCGCCGGCGGAGCTCACCCCTGAGGCCCTCAAGGAGTCCTGCCGGGCACTGCTCGACGACGCGCGCCACGGCCGACAGGCACGCGCCGTCCAGGAGCACATCGCGCTCCAGCCCTCGCCCGCCGAGGTGGTCACCGTCCTGGAGAACCTCGTGGGCAAGGCCAAGGCCGCGGCCTGA
- a CDS encoding dTDP-4-dehydrorhamnose 3,5-epimerase family protein, whose translation MKSRELTVTGALEFTPEVFRDSRGLFVSPFQKAAFVQAGGRPLFPVSQGSISRSRQGVVRGVHFTATPPGVAKYVYCVQGKALDLVVDLRVGSPTFGTWDSVLLDQEDFRAVYLPVGVGHAYVALHDDTVMSYTLSGSYVPENELALSFFDPDLRLPLPDGIEPLLSERDRVAPSLAEAGARGLLPRYKQCLALEAELTAVRGTPGTPAATPGAPAGFEPDSGSGA comes from the coding sequence ATGAAATCGCGCGAGCTGACCGTCACCGGCGCCCTCGAATTCACTCCGGAGGTGTTCAGGGACTCCCGCGGGCTCTTCGTCTCCCCCTTCCAGAAGGCCGCCTTCGTCCAGGCCGGCGGGCGCCCGCTGTTCCCCGTGTCCCAGGGCAGCATCAGCCGGTCCCGGCAGGGCGTCGTCCGGGGCGTGCACTTCACCGCGACCCCGCCCGGGGTGGCGAAGTACGTCTACTGCGTCCAGGGCAAGGCACTCGATCTCGTGGTGGACCTCAGGGTCGGCTCACCCACCTTCGGCACCTGGGACAGCGTGCTGCTCGACCAGGAGGACTTCCGGGCCGTCTATCTCCCGGTGGGCGTGGGCCACGCGTATGTCGCCCTGCACGACGACACGGTCATGTCGTACACACTTTCCGGCAGTTACGTGCCGGAGAACGAACTGGCCCTCTCGTTCTTCGACCCCGACCTGAGGCTCCCGCTGCCGGACGGCATCGAACCCTTGCTCTCCGAACGGGACCGCGTGGCGCCGAGTCTGGCCGAGGCCGGCGCGCGGGGGCTGCTGCCGCGCTACAAGCAGTGCCTGGCGCTCGAAGCGGAACTCACCGCGGTCCGGGGGACGCCGGGAACGCCCGCCGCGACGCCTGGCGCACCAGCCGGATTCGAGCCGGATTCCGGGTCCGGCGCGTAG
- a CDS encoding amino acid ABC transporter permease codes for MDVLTQNFSLYRDGFLGTVELTFYASLLALSLGLLMAAFRVAPVRALRAVGATWVNILRNTPLTLLFFAVLLGLPRFGLVLPFRLFAVLALGCYTSAFICEVVRSGINTVPKGQGEAARSLGMTFPQTLANVVLPQAFRTVIPPIGSTLIALAKNSAIAGAFSVTELLGTYRTLNEQGFSIIWTFVWIAAGYLIITLSLSALFGVMEKRWGIAR; via the coding sequence ATGGACGTACTGACCCAGAACTTCTCCCTCTACCGCGACGGCTTCCTCGGCACGGTCGAGCTGACGTTCTACGCGTCGCTCCTCGCGCTGTCCCTGGGGCTGCTCATGGCCGCCTTCCGGGTCGCTCCCGTCCGCGCCCTGCGGGCCGTCGGCGCGACCTGGGTGAACATCCTGCGCAACACCCCGCTGACCCTGCTGTTCTTCGCGGTCCTGCTCGGCCTGCCGCGCTTCGGACTCGTCCTGCCCTTCCGGCTGTTCGCGGTCCTCGCGCTCGGCTGCTACACCTCCGCGTTCATCTGCGAGGTGGTGCGCTCCGGCATCAACACCGTGCCCAAGGGCCAGGGCGAGGCCGCCCGCAGCCTCGGGATGACCTTCCCCCAGACCCTGGCGAACGTCGTGCTGCCCCAGGCGTTCCGCACGGTCATCCCGCCGATCGGCTCCACCCTCATCGCCCTCGCGAAGAACTCGGCGATCGCCGGCGCGTTCAGCGTCACCGAGCTGCTCGGGACCTACCGGACCCTCAACGAGCAGGGGTTCAGCATCATCTGGACCTTCGTCTGGATCGCCGCCGGCTACCTGATCATCACCCTGTCCCTCAGCGCCCTCTTCGGCGTCATGGAGAAACGCTGGGGGATCGCCCGGTGA
- the rfbA gene encoding glucose-1-phosphate thymidylyltransferase RfbA — protein sequence MKGIILAGGAGTRLHPITLAVSKQLLPVGDKPMIYYPLSVLMLAGIREILIISTPHDLPQFRRLLGDGTHLGLAIEYRVQAEPNGLPEAFVIGADHIGDDPVALILGDNIFHGHDFYSILSRNSADIQGCVLFGYPVNDPERYGVGETDAAGNLVSLEEKPDRPRSHTAITGLYFYDNAVVDVAKNLRPSARGELEITDVNRWYLERGRARLVNLGRGFAWLDTGTPESLLQAGQYVVTLEERQGIRIACIEEVALRMGFIDRDQCHRLGAALAKSPYGRYVMAIAREGAER from the coding sequence GTGAAGGGGATCATTCTGGCGGGTGGCGCCGGAACCCGGCTCCACCCGATCACCCTGGCCGTCTCCAAGCAGTTGCTCCCGGTGGGCGACAAGCCGATGATCTACTATCCGCTGAGCGTGCTCATGCTGGCCGGAATCCGGGAGATCCTGATCATTTCGACCCCTCACGATCTCCCGCAGTTCCGCCGGCTGCTGGGCGACGGCACCCACCTCGGGCTGGCGATCGAGTACCGGGTGCAAGCCGAGCCGAACGGGCTGCCCGAGGCATTCGTCATCGGCGCCGACCACATCGGGGACGACCCGGTCGCGCTGATTCTGGGTGACAACATCTTCCACGGTCACGACTTCTATTCCATCCTGTCGAGGAACAGCGCCGATATCCAGGGCTGTGTTCTCTTCGGCTATCCGGTGAACGACCCCGAGCGGTACGGCGTCGGCGAGACCGACGCGGCGGGGAACCTCGTCTCGCTGGAGGAGAAGCCCGACAGACCGCGCTCCCACACCGCGATCACCGGCCTCTACTTCTACGACAACGCGGTCGTGGACGTGGCGAAGAACCTGCGGCCTTCCGCCCGGGGGGAGTTGGAGATCACCGATGTGAACCGCTGGTACCTGGAGCGCGGACGCGCCCGGCTCGTCAATCTGGGACGCGGGTTCGCCTGGCTGGACACCGGAACTCCGGAGTCACTGCTCCAGGCCGGCCAGTACGTGGTCACGCTGGAGGAACGCCAGGGGATCCGTATCGCCTGTATCGAGGAAGTCGCCCTCCGTATGGGGTTCATCGACCGCGACCAGTGCCACCGGCTGGGCGCCGCACTGGCCAAGTCACCGTACGGCCGCTACGTCATGGCGATAGCGCGGGAAGGCGCGGAGCGATGA
- a CDS encoding class I SAM-dependent methyltransferase has protein sequence MITCRICQGSVQEFFDFGSQPLSDAFRKPDDTSTEFFYRLAVGVCEQCTMVQLTEEVPRERMFREDYPYHSSLSSVMRNHFEQTARHLMETECRGPDPFIVEIGCNDGAMLGTVARSGVRHLGVEPSRDVAELATAKGIRVHFDFFQESTAAEIRAADGPADVIYAANTICHIPYLDSVFRGVDILLAPDGVFVFEDPYLGDIVDRASFDQIYDEHFYLFSASSVRTAARRFGLELVDVERLPVHGGEVRYTLVRQGRREPSPEVAALTEDERRRQIVDSAILEQFGIQVKRNCEELTGLLRELRAAGHSVAAYGATAKSATVMNYAGIGPDLVPRIFDSTAAKQGRLSPGSHVPVRPIEEFAEPYPDYVLLFAWNHAQEIIAKETAFREQGGKWILYVPNVHVV, from the coding sequence ATGATAACCTGCCGTATCTGCCAGGGCTCGGTACAGGAATTCTTCGACTTCGGGAGCCAGCCCCTCTCGGACGCATTCCGAAAGCCCGACGACACTTCGACGGAATTCTTCTACCGACTGGCCGTCGGCGTCTGTGAGCAGTGCACGATGGTGCAGCTGACGGAGGAGGTGCCCCGGGAGCGGATGTTCCGGGAGGACTACCCGTACCACTCCTCGCTGTCGTCCGTGATGCGGAACCACTTCGAACAGACGGCCCGGCACCTGATGGAGACCGAGTGCCGGGGCCCCGATCCATTCATCGTGGAGATCGGCTGCAACGACGGCGCGATGCTCGGGACCGTCGCCCGGAGCGGCGTACGGCACCTGGGTGTCGAGCCGTCCCGCGACGTCGCCGAACTGGCCACCGCCAAGGGCATCCGGGTCCACTTCGACTTCTTCCAGGAGTCGACGGCGGCCGAGATCCGGGCGGCCGACGGTCCGGCCGACGTCATCTACGCGGCCAACACGATCTGCCACATCCCCTACCTGGACTCCGTGTTCCGGGGGGTGGACATCCTTCTCGCGCCGGACGGGGTGTTCGTCTTCGAGGACCCGTACCTCGGCGACATCGTCGACCGGGCCAGCTTCGACCAGATCTACGACGAGCACTTCTACCTGTTCTCGGCCTCCTCGGTCCGGACGGCGGCGCGGCGATTCGGACTCGAACTGGTCGACGTGGAGCGGCTGCCCGTGCACGGCGGCGAGGTCCGCTACACCCTGGTACGGCAGGGGCGGCGCGAACCGAGTCCTGAGGTCGCGGCCCTGACCGAGGACGAGCGGCGCCGCCAGATCGTCGACAGCGCGATCCTCGAACAGTTCGGCATCCAGGTGAAGCGGAACTGCGAGGAGCTGACCGGGCTCCTGCGCGAACTGCGCGCCGCCGGGCACAGCGTGGCCGCCTACGGGGCGACCGCGAAGAGCGCCACGGTGATGAACTACGCGGGGATCGGCCCGGATCTCGTCCCGAGGATCTTCGACTCCACGGCCGCCAAGCAGGGCCGCCTCAGCCCCGGTTCCCACGTCCCGGTCCGGCCCATCGAGGAGTTCGCGGAGCCGTACCCGGACTACGTTCTCCTCTTCGCCTGGAACCACGCCCAGGAGATCATCGCCAAGGAGACCGCCTTCCGGGAACAGGGCGGCAAGTGGATCCTGTACGTCCCGAACGTGCACGTCGTCTGA